In the Thermotoga sp. Ku-13t genome, one interval contains:
- a CDS encoding DUF4940 domain-containing protein: MRCVIVSDEKILRDDLGLGNELMNYAQLVLQSGTIVSVRLRGFDFDLIPLETIVGKLVLGVTKGEPLTETVRCYVNQLLLNEKRWPEVVEKLSAQIEPWRGRRLVGLLFAEDFAHRYTYREKLRSLAITVINTGEHDLYVFSTDLLPTVSRARLSVSAPCEDPREAVRQALVMQRYVVNEGTHFYERLFEYDLSMEIDDQDVEIVRQRLLSSNLQDFANRLNISLSDAFLLQKHLEEKYLLRFDVGLECHVLASALAQKGKGGKP, from the coding sequence ATGCGTTGCGTCATAGTCAGTGATGAAAAGATCCTCAGGGACGATCTCGGTCTGGGCAATGAACTGATGAACTACGCACAGCTGGTGCTTCAGTCCGGCACGATTGTTTCTGTGCGCTTACGCGGTTTTGACTTCGATCTCATTCCCCTTGAAACCATCGTCGGTAAGCTGGTTCTTGGTGTTACGAAAGGCGAGCCTCTCACGGAGACTGTTCGTTGCTACGTCAACCAACTGTTGTTGAACGAAAAACGCTGGCCAGAGGTCGTTGAAAAACTCTCTGCACAAATCGAACCATGGCGAGGTAGAAGGCTCGTGGGACTGCTGTTCGCTGAAGATTTCGCACACCGATACACGTACAGGGAGAAGCTCAGATCGCTTGCGATTACAGTTATCAACACTGGAGAACACGACTTGTACGTCTTCTCAACAGATCTGTTACCAACGGTAAGCAGGGCGAGATTGAGTGTGTCGGCTCCGTGCGAGGACCCACGCGAAGCAGTTCGTCAGGCACTCGTAATGCAGAGGTACGTTGTGAATGAAGGCACGCACTTCTACGAGAGATTGTTCGAGTACGATCTGAGTATGGAAATAGACGATCAGGATGTGGAAATCGTCAGGCAGAGACTGCTATCCTCTAACTTGCAAGATTTCGCGAACCGGTTGAACATCTCTCTGAGTGACGCGTTTTTGCTTCAGAAACATCTCGAAGAAAAGTACTTGTTGCGGTTCGATGTCGGTTTGGAGTGTCACGTTCTGGCTTCAGCCCTAGCACAAAAAGGGAAGGGTGGAAAACCATGA
- a CDS encoding epoxyqueuosine reductase QueH translates to MLLHVCCAPDATVAVERLRETGIEPVLFFYNPNIEPEEEYERRLQAVVKLCESWDLKLVVVKKGKEDWFRSIADFLHLGEKSRRCEECIRHRLIVTAQFARDKGFETFATTLTTSPRKDAKLINSLGNKIAKQLGILYMPSDFKKRNGFLRSVQLSRELGLYRQNYCGCLKSLQERMKKDALRHSQ, encoded by the coding sequence ATGCTGCTTCACGTGTGCTGTGCTCCCGATGCGACCGTGGCGGTAGAACGTTTGAGAGAAACGGGCATCGAGCCCGTCCTGTTCTTTTACAACCCGAACATCGAGCCCGAAGAAGAGTACGAAAGACGCCTTCAGGCCGTTGTGAAACTGTGTGAATCGTGGGATCTGAAACTCGTCGTGGTAAAGAAAGGCAAAGAAGATTGGTTCAGATCCATTGCTGATTTTCTCCATCTCGGTGAAAAGTCAAGAAGGTGCGAAGAGTGTATAAGACACCGCTTGATCGTCACAGCCCAGTTTGCGCGAGATAAAGGCTTCGAAACTTTCGCTACAACTCTGACGACGAGCCCTAGGAAAGACGCCAAGCTGATAAATTCCCTCGGCAACAAAATAGCCAAGCAACTTGGCATCCTGTACATGCCGAGTGATTTCAAGAAAAGAAACGGTTTCCTCAGGAGCGTTCAGTTGAGCAGGGAGCTTGGACTGTACAGGCAGAACTACTGTGGCTGTCTGAAGTCGTTGCAGGAGAGGATGAAAAAAGATGCGTTGCGTCATAGTCAGTGA
- the dtd gene encoding D-aminoacyl-tRNA deacylase, producing MRAVVQRVHRASVTVDGKLVGCIDRGLLVYLGVGKNDTEKDVDWMCEKIANLRIFEDENGKMNLSLLQVDGELLVISQFTLYGDCRRGRRPSFDEAAPAEVGEKLYELFIEKMRQQLRKIEKGVFGAHMEVESINDGPVTILLDSERRF from the coding sequence TTGAGAGCAGTCGTCCAGAGGGTCCACAGAGCGAGCGTAACGGTGGATGGGAAACTGGTGGGATGCATCGATAGAGGATTGCTGGTTTATCTGGGTGTGGGCAAGAACGACACGGAAAAGGATGTGGACTGGATGTGTGAAAAAATCGCGAATCTGAGAATTTTTGAAGACGAAAACGGCAAGATGAACCTGAGTTTGCTGCAGGTCGACGGTGAGTTGCTCGTTATATCGCAGTTCACGTTGTACGGTGACTGCAGACGCGGGAGGCGCCCTTCTTTCGATGAAGCGGCACCCGCTGAAGTTGGAGAAAAGCTGTACGAGCTTTTCATAGAAAAAATGAGGCAGCAGTTGAGAAAAATTGAAAAAGGTGTGTTCGGCGCACACATGGAAGTCGAATCGATCAACGATGGACCGGTCACCATCCTCCTCGACAGTGAAAGGAGATTCTGA
- a CDS encoding bifunctional (p)ppGpp synthetase/guanosine-3',5'-bis(diphosphate) 3'-pyrophosphohydrolase translates to MDEAIRIVSEILKLSARNFSDEDKKKLANAYKLALFAHEGMFRESGEPFVNHPVEVCKILAAMNVDIETLIAAMLHDAVEDSQGRVKLEDIEQMFGKQIARIVDGVTKVSRINAPVDSADSILKLETIQKMFFAMAEDIRVIVVKLADRLHNMRTIDFVKDEHKKIYKAKETLEIYAPIAHKLGIYTIKWELEDLAFKTLNRNEYNRIKMLVAEKKKEREQRINEYVQTLREALQQNGIEAHVEGRFKHYYSIWQKLSQKGKEFDEIYDLFGIRAIVKDVVTCYSVLGIVHNLWKPLPGRFKDYIAAPKSNGYRSLHTTVITGYGEPLEVQIRDWEMHAEAEYGLIAHWIYKEGINVKTMQKWVTQLLEWKKELTKNLAGLEELKKELEIDEVFVFTPKGEVKHLPRGATPIDFAYAVHTEIGHRFAGAKVNGRIVPIDYELRNGDIVEIIVNKSGRPSLDWLKYARSPRTKAKIRKFFREQLQNELIERGKDVLRKVSKQFSKPIEEIMKTPEVKKYLQSQGIDETEFFSRIGEGTIGPKELVKILSPLATDEQRVSKRSKHKLSASAGVEIDGLKNIEIHLAKCCGPVPGDEIVGVVSRRGITIHTSNCRNIQNVDPEKVFNARWNGKTEERYQTNLRVEFRDKTEIGKLVQSLENKGASVVRAELVSTRWNYSIASLTVMVSDAKQLEEARKVLENNPAVVRVERGKSA, encoded by the coding sequence ATGGATGAGGCGATCAGGATCGTTTCAGAAATACTGAAGCTTTCGGCGAGAAATTTTTCCGACGAAGATAAGAAGAAGCTGGCCAACGCGTACAAGCTGGCCCTGTTCGCGCATGAGGGAATGTTCAGAGAATCTGGAGAGCCTTTCGTGAACCACCCCGTCGAGGTGTGCAAGATCCTCGCAGCCATGAACGTGGACATCGAAACGTTGATAGCAGCGATGCTGCACGATGCGGTCGAAGACAGTCAGGGACGAGTCAAGCTGGAAGATATAGAGCAAATGTTTGGCAAACAGATTGCACGAATTGTGGACGGCGTCACGAAGGTCAGCAGAATCAACGCGCCTGTAGATTCGGCAGACTCGATTTTAAAACTCGAGACGATTCAAAAGATGTTCTTCGCGATGGCCGAGGACATAAGAGTTATAGTGGTGAAACTCGCGGACAGGCTCCACAACATGAGAACGATAGATTTCGTCAAAGACGAACATAAGAAGATCTACAAGGCAAAAGAAACGCTCGAGATCTATGCCCCCATAGCCCATAAGCTCGGTATATACACGATCAAATGGGAACTCGAAGATCTCGCGTTCAAAACGCTCAACAGAAACGAGTACAACAGGATCAAGATGCTCGTCGCGGAGAAGAAGAAAGAGAGAGAGCAGAGAATAAACGAGTACGTGCAAACGCTCAGAGAAGCTCTACAGCAAAACGGTATCGAAGCCCACGTTGAAGGTAGATTCAAGCACTACTACAGTATCTGGCAGAAGCTGAGCCAGAAGGGCAAGGAATTCGACGAGATCTACGATTTGTTCGGAATCAGGGCGATCGTGAAGGATGTGGTCACATGCTACAGTGTTCTCGGTATCGTGCACAACCTCTGGAAGCCACTTCCTGGAAGGTTCAAAGATTACATAGCAGCGCCCAAATCGAACGGTTACAGATCGCTGCATACGACGGTGATAACTGGCTACGGAGAACCTCTGGAAGTGCAGATAAGGGACTGGGAGATGCACGCAGAAGCCGAGTACGGTCTCATAGCTCACTGGATATACAAGGAAGGCATCAACGTTAAGACCATGCAGAAATGGGTCACACAACTGCTCGAGTGGAAGAAAGAGCTCACGAAGAACCTCGCAGGGCTGGAAGAGCTCAAAAAGGAACTCGAAATCGACGAAGTGTTCGTGTTCACTCCGAAAGGTGAAGTCAAGCACCTGCCACGCGGTGCGACACCGATCGATTTCGCTTACGCCGTGCACACGGAAATCGGACACAGGTTTGCCGGAGCGAAAGTGAACGGTCGCATCGTTCCGATAGATTACGAACTCAGAAACGGTGACATCGTTGAGATCATCGTGAACAAGTCGGGCAGGCCCAGCCTTGACTGGTTGAAATACGCCCGATCACCACGCACGAAAGCCAAGATCAGAAAATTCTTCAGAGAACAACTCCAGAACGAGCTGATCGAGAGAGGCAAGGACGTCCTGAGAAAAGTGAGCAAGCAGTTCTCAAAGCCCATCGAAGAAATCATGAAGACACCGGAGGTGAAAAAATACCTTCAGTCACAGGGAATAGACGAAACAGAGTTCTTCAGCAGGATCGGTGAAGGTACCATAGGTCCAAAAGAACTCGTGAAGATCCTCAGCCCTCTGGCAACAGATGAGCAGAGAGTCTCAAAGCGTTCCAAACACAAACTGAGCGCCAGTGCAGGCGTCGAAATCGATGGTCTGAAGAACATAGAAATTCATCTTGCCAAATGTTGCGGTCCGGTCCCTGGAGACGAAATCGTGGGCGTGGTGAGCAGAAGAGGCATCACGATTCACACATCGAACTGCAGGAACATACAAAACGTGGATCCAGAAAAGGTGTTCAATGCCCGCTGGAATGGAAAGACCGAGGAACGCTACCAGACCAATCTCAGAGTGGAGTTCAGAGACAAGACTGAGATCGGCAAACTGGTTCAATCACTCGAAAACAAAGGTGCGAGCGTGGTCAGAGCCGAGCTGGTTTCAACGAGGTGGAACTACTCGATCGCTTCCCTGACCGTGATGGTGAGTGATGCAAAGCAACTTGAAGAAGCCAGGAAGGTTCTGGAAAACAACCCTGCGGTCGTGCGTGTCGAAAGGGGGAAGAGCGCTTGA